The Bombus pascuorum chromosome 11, iyBomPasc1.1, whole genome shotgun sequence genome includes the window GGAGCGAAAAACACGCAAAAATTCGACTTCGTCAAGAAATCGAGGCATAAACGCTACTATGCAATCTTGGccataaatgttttttatatcgAACGACAAAAATACGTTGCGTTCGATATTACTCAATATTGCTGTGCGAATCCAGCGTTGTccacagaaataaatttccacaACTTCGATCGGTACATTGATATCAAAGAATTTCGCGGACAAAGAGATTTATCGAGAGCCTTGTAATTTTGATCGAGacgcgaaaaatatttaatggcAACACGGAGGAATCAGCAGGAAACATTTAAAAGACGAATTACAGAGAATCGCATAATATTAGTCTTTTAACGATTTCTCAGTTTACGATCTATCACGTCCAACGGCAtcgttcgttttgttttcgcaACGTCGATGTCCTCGTACGTTTGCCGATAAAAATCAGCTCGACAAAAGCTTAATGTCAAACGAGAAGTCTCAATATATCACCACCATTGATTATATAATACACTTGttcaatttacaatttccGAACCAGTTCCCTTGCGCGAGTTACttgaatcgaaataaaaacgtAGATCGGCGGTCGTCGGAACTTTCAAATGCTTTCAATCGCGCCCTGTATTCTTCCATTGATTCCGTCGATCTCGATTACGAGAGATATCGTATGCTGGGTGAATCGGCTCGTTTCACAGTTTGGCATTAAACAAGAGAACAATTTACGGTGCAACGTCCAGACCGTTTCTCGTCTGTGATAGTTCTCTAAGGTCGTCACACCTTGTTGTGATGCCTCATCTCGTAGGCTGAGGCCCGCCCCCCTCCCCCGGAGCCCGAATAGGCGCCGGCGTACAGTTCTGGATGATTGGACCGGCCGTAGTTGGGTGCTGCGCTGCTACTGGGTGGCGCACTAGCTGTGGGAACCGAGCGATAGCCTGCTTAAAGTTTACAAAAGTATTCGATCgtgaaaagaaatatcgaagCCAACTAAACAACGAATGTACCGAGATAATAAGTTAGTCATTATTGCTACAACCATTTGGCTCGTTggaaaaatgacaaaatttatcatgcatttaattttttcaattaccaGCAAGATAATACTTCTAGCAAGATCCACTAATCATACAAAAGCCATATTTCGCAAAAATACTATCGAAATTAATACGAATGATGCGTAAGCGGAGTAGATACTGATActaaattttactttgataTTAATGATCGAATGAAAGTTCTACTCGATGGCTTTCGTCGAATGGTTATGAAAGAGAGACTACCAGGAGCAAATACAAGAATTCACAGTGATATCGTGATATCGAAAATGACTCGTTCATCGTAGAACATCGTAGCACCTATCCTGATTCTATTCGTGAATTTGCTCCTACCAAGGGTATAAAGTATAGGCCCCAGCTCACCTCTGTAGGTCATAGAACGATAGTATCAGGTAGTGATGCGCGTCAATCAATGCGAGGAAGATGCAAACAGGAAAAAACATTGATGTAGTTGCAGATCACACAGGGACAGATACATAACGGCAAGCTTCTTAGCTTGAGTTTAATCCATATTTTACCAGGTAATAAACAAACATACGGTACGTATTAGAACGAGCAACATTTATTAGGATCAAACTCGAGCAACGATAGCTGCATTAAAAAGCGATCGAAATTATCATGTGGATTTACCTTTGGGATAATACTGAGCACCTCTACCCTCTCCATAGCCGTGAGAGGGGCCCCGAGTAGCAACATGGCCTCCTGGATTTTGTCTAGGAGGTATACTTCTGGGACCGGCTCCACCTCCGCCATGTGGATGTCGCTATAAAATCATAATTACAccattttttgttttagagTATACAACAACCACTGATGTTtgatcatttatattatattttattattcttttatacgtcataccatTCTTCTCAGAGTATTCATCGGTCTTCTTAAAGTGTCGCTAATACGTCTCGCTGGTGGTTTCTTAGGATTACTCGAAGGAGTATGAACGGCACAGCACTTGATGAATAAACccatgaaaataataaaggcTATTCCCATTAATAGTACTGCCCACCAGAATTCCTAAAATAGAAAACGTTTGATATTATATTGGTATAATCTCGCATGAAGTAAAGTGAGTCCAGCGTATAGATGAAATTCATACTTACAGTTATCCATTGTGCTACTGTACGTAACGTGTCCTTATTGAATAAAAGATTCTTCAGTCTGGCTAATGGTCCTTCCGCGTCAACCGCTCTACACTTCAAAAATACATCACAATATCCCTAAAAGCAGCGTTCCATCGCTGTTAATAGCTCTAAACATAAAGagtaaatttataaagtaatatataatattatgtttttactTGAAAGTTATCACAAGGCGATCCAGGCCGGAGGCTGATTCCACCTTCAGGCAGACCAACAACGTGTGCAAATTCGCTAGTACTACGGCAGGTCGATGGATCGGTTCCATTTTGACAAGCTAATTCGCACAATTTACGTTTATCGATGTTTGGAATTACGTTACTAGTCAAAAAGCACTCGGTCAGGTTCCACTCTAGGCAAATCGATCCTGTACACTCGCCATTGATGCACAACTGCGAACAAATTTTCGTAAcataatttccaaaatatctATATGCATCGTTGTACGTGAAAATCTCGGCAAATTTAAAAGCTTCCTTTACCTGAGTTCCCTCGTTACATCTAGTTTTGTTAGCCCTTGGCAATGGTGGAGGACATTCGGAGGATCTTCCATTACAAGTCGAATTGTAACTACAATCCGATTCCGCTTTGCATTGAACATTTTTAGAGAGAGGAACGAACTGGCACGATTCGCTGGAACAGCAAGGCCCTTGGCTGGGGCTGTAAGAAAGGGACTCGTGATATTCGTGATTATGCAAGTTGAACGATGCATTCTGTGTcgcaaattttttataaaatgtagcTTCGAGTACACCGTGAGAGACATATGTACCTGCATTGTGTTCCGGACTTCCTGGTGCAGCCTTTTGCTGTctcattttttatcttatcCAATTCCGACACTTGTCTCGGATAGCAACATTTATCCACGCATTCATCGTCATCGTACCCGCAATCGCATTCTTCTCCAGCTTCGACGATCTTATTCCCACAGAATGCACCAGCAGAAGCTGCatataaacgaattaaatgaaataagattCACCTTTCGATCGAGATAAGCATACTTCATCTCCCTTAACACTTCCTTaaccacacacacacacacacacacacacacacacacacacacacacacacacacacacacacacacacacacacacacacacacacacacacacacacacacacacacacacacacacacacacacacacacacacacacacacacacacacacacacacacacacacacacacacacacacacacagagagagagagagagagagagagagagagagagagagagagagagagagagagagagagagagagacagacagacagacagacagacagacagacagacagacagacagacagacagacagacagacagacacgcacgcgcacacacacacacataccggtgaaacaatttcttttcttgttgTCTTCGATGGCATCTAAAACGTTGCTGATATTACCGATACTgcatttcgaaaatttactattattcgGTCGGTCACCGCTTGTCGCTGACgcaaacataatataatttccgTGCAATCCACCAGGTCTGCATTCCGGGGGGAAATCGTGCTGCAAAGAAAGCGCGATTAAATGCTGGGTTAGGGTGAAATGAAATGCTGCGAAAACAAACGATTACAATAACAATGTAACGATAAATCCTCCAATGTTCCACTATAAATCCTTACAGGTGATCCGAAATTATGTCCTATCTCGTGGGCCAATGTCAGCTGTGACACCTTCGGTGGTACTCTGctattataattaacaaatgtGATGATTCCGGTATTCAAAGATCTCTTGGTGGATTGATACATTCCTCCGACAGTTTCCGTGTATGTTTTGTATCTTTCGCAAATGCCACCGGATGCGCCGGATGCGGAGGCTACCCAAGCAAGACCAAGCGTGCCGCCAGTAAAATCTCTGTTAATAATATAGACCAGTGATATAAATCTCttgatacgtatattttaaaatagttcACTCTTTTCGTACCTATATGTGAACACATAGGCGAGGCAAAAATCTTCGTGGTTGCCGAGcgaatgtaaatttaaaaagttgctAACGTCGATGTTCTCCATGCAGAACGGGTTTGGCTCGCCATACGTTTGTTGGGGCGTGCAGGCTGTATCGTCATCAATCTATCGCGAACAGAATAGTCGTATTTAACGTTCAACGCGTAACAGATCGTATATTCGCGACGCGTAGAAATTATCCAATGATGTAGTCACCTTTATCCGTTGCACCTCGAATTTAATATTCCTATGTTTGATTCTGCCGTCAAATCTGGTGTCTCTATAGATGTAATTCACAGCGGTAACGTGGTGCGCGATCAGAGACAGTATTTCTTCTCTGGTCTTCTCCGCGTCATGATGTAACTGAAAGTGCAGtcgaaaaatcaaatatttttgtaatttttgtaacggCACGGGAAAGAATGTCCGGCCGAAGAAAATgcagaaatggaaatattctATCGGGCCTAGGACACCGGAATGCCGGGACGTCCAGTTTAGAAGAAAATGCGAAATGAAATTACCCCATCTCCCATTACTAAGAAATAGTCGTATGAATGTGATTACAACCGGAGAATTTGACGTTTATGCAACgaggtaaattttatttcgctatATGGTAAAAAAGACGGCCCTTCTACTTTGTATTATCTTTCTCCTTTCAAGATTGAAACCACGTAAAAATACACTTAAAGGAAAAAACGTAGTTTTGCATAAATTTACCTGTTCCGATATATGTCTCCATATGAGTGGATCGGtttgaataaaaagagaacaaGTGTTTTTGTTATCCTCCTTCGGCCTGGTTGCCCTCCGTGTTCTTCGATGACTAGGTTCATTAGCTTCTCTCGAATATTTGTGACCCGGTGATTCTTGATCACCATTCCACGGTTTCACCTGAGACTTGAATATCTTCTCGTTTTTACTCGTGGTTACCGGACGAGGAACGTCCGGTATGGCAGAATTTTGAACTCTGTCCATCCACTCCACCACATCATCGGTGATACCACAACCACCGGATTCACCTACGAATAACAGTAAAACGTTAATTCTATTCGCTACGTAATAATTACGTTacaaatatggaaaataagaTCGTCCGTCGACGATACTAATCTTTAATACTTTAGAAAACAGACTTTCGGAAAAAGGAGATACAAACTATGTATATACTTAAACTCGTGGTTTCACCACGTTATACAGCATTTGATAATTATATGCTAAAGACTTATACGTCCACGAATAGTTTTCCTAcaggaaaaaaaagattacGCGTGTCGCGTCCAAGTTGATCGTGATGCGACtgtcacgaatcaattttcctttttgtcatgtggtacgccagatgtgacgatccttgcgagattccccgtagtccggacgccaagacctatctattgttctattaactcgcaacaggcctaagaagacgacataaaccgaatctgttcagtttcagttttcttcacgtaaacattttcggtttacagatcgtccttatgtttgttgcacgctcttacctaatacggaggaagcgggtgtctggcaagataagagttttcccatgaacaaggatgcccacgagccatatctagctctccttgtctttactacctaattcatttaccaatgggcatcgcggatcattaccctcacttttccaccaaaaagtgtggacaacgaatccgcgttctgagttccaaagggaacacccacaccgagttttcctcagtaagagcagtagagcagtgAGATAGTCTTGAACAGTCACGTCTAGagcaccgaggagtcctgttttgcggccaagtttcaggacaaaatacaacacacacaagaatacacaaaaatcacgcaccaatgcgacttaaacccaaaaaacaaaaaaataaacgcaaaaaccgaaaatccacgacacatattagaccatggctacgtcgtaccgacgcgtatcggtacttttgcctaaacacactatactcaaattcattgtttattgtgaatctcaaaaatgtacaaaaaatcaaatattggctaaataaactatttaaaaaaaaaaaaaaaagtcacgcctagagctcggaagtgtattgtaatcataagagagaaataaaagtttcttttctcattaaattcattattattttacgtgacaagaCCGTGAAAGATACGAAAGATTAAACATAGTCCGACTATTCGCAGTGGAATCTTGGGATCGTTAAAATTTCCGAAGCAGCCGGACATGTCGCCGAGTCTTGAACTAGAGTCGTTGCTAAAACTAACAATATTAACGAAACGTCTGCGGGGTTCGAGACAATTCAAATCTCTCACCGCTCGTGTTTTCGATGGGAAGTAACTACGGGGGAAAAGCTGGATCCGTTAAAGCGTAAAAGGGTTGTCTCCAGAAACATTTCGGCGAAATGTTTCGACATTCGATACACACGTATAGGTACTCTAAGAACGTAAGAAATGGAAGCGGACGCGAGCACGCGTCTCGGTGTTTTCATCTTGCAAGGGAAGTTTATAATGCGTCGCAGCGGAAGCGCCGATGCGCAGTTTAATTATTCGCGTAATTTCAAAATGCAGGGAGCTGTGTCTGTAAAGCGGATGCACGGACATAATGCGCCATGTAATGGCAAACTCTAACCGCTTCCCCTTGGGTGTCATATCATCCGTAACGGCGATGCTATTATTTTGAGGACGTGGTCACCCACCTACGTATGGGTGTGAAATCACACTTCCTCTTTCATCGTCCACCGACCGACACGGCACGGCGTGGCGCGACGTGGCATACCAACCGAGCAGAGCGACGAGCGAGCAGACGTACACGCGACGTTCTATCATTTTTTACGAGTCGAGATTTTCATAATTCAGCTTTAAAGACCCAGCTTCGACGATTCTTTACTTTGCCATTTAGCGCGTTCGTCGTGTGATTCTCGCAGGTTACGACTGTCCACGTATCGTACGTATCCAGCGAATTTCTAACGTAACTCGAAAACGTAGCTAGAAAGTTGTCCTATTTTTCAGGAATAAATGTTTCCTTAAAATTTGTAACGTCTTTTAATAACTCGAGGTATAAATCATCTGTACGGTATTGATTATTCGACTTTAACCGTAGCAGGAGCGAAAAAGGTCAAGAAATTTGACAAGGGTCTATCAAAAAAGCGATTAACGATAACGATACCGATCGTAATCTGCCCTTAGgaactatataaaattaaacaatgtgTAACGCGTACGCTGTTATAATCCAAGCGATAGTCGATTATAATAACTTGTGCAACCAAATTGAAGTGTCCCAGCATCGATAACATTGTATTAATCCTATTGCTAACGAGAGGGCGGATGCTCGTGATCAGAGAGATGAAAGCGCGGCAATATTTGTAGCTAGTTAATACCTAATATTATGGTTAAGCATAACGATAACCGATTAGGATCGCCATAGCGTGCCTCCGCCTAAATTCTCTTTCTACTTTTTACAATCGAATCGTAGAGCACAAGTATCGCGTAATAAGAACAGACTGATATCGTTGGTCTTGCTATCCAGGATAATTGCAGTGGCCGCTGCTGGTTTTATTGGCGGGTTAACCGTGAGCCACGAGCTTTAATGACTTGGCGTTTCGATGTCACGATGTTGGCCAGCTTTATCGATATCACCTACGCGGT containing:
- the LOC132911682 gene encoding disintegrin and metalloproteinase domain-containing protein 10 isoform X2 — translated: MVTMISDTCGYVLFLLFLLLVPYIESARLNEFIRHYEPLSYPTEEVHRGHLRAKRSVTRDNSVTLKFRSHGRDFHIRLKRDLATFSSNLIIEGPSGQTEDLDTSHIYQGHLVGEPGSHVFGSISDGVFHGKIISPRGGAWYVEKAHYYFPPHEINDTLHSVIYHENNVGDPYAHLRKGESGGCGITDDVVEWMDRVQNSAIPDVPRPVTTSKNEKIFKSQVKPWNGDQESPGHKYSREANEPSHRRTRRATRPKEDNKNTCSLFIQTDPLIWRHISEQLHHDAEKTREEILSLIAHHVTAVNYIYRDTRFDGRIKHRNIKFEVQRIKIDDDTACTPQQTYGEPNPFCMENIDVSNFLNLHSLGNHEDFCLAYVFTYRDFTGGTLGLAWVASASGASGGICERYKTYTETVGGMYQSTKRSLNTGIITFVNYNSRVPPKVSQLTLAHEIGHNFGSPHDFPPECRPGGLHGNYIMFASATSGDRPNNSKFSKCSIGNISNVLDAIEDNKKRNCFTASAGAFCGNKIVEAGEECDCGYDDDECVDKCCYPRQVSELDKIKNETAKGCTRKSGTQCSPSQGPCCSSESCQFVPLSKNVQCKAESDCSYNSTCNGRSSECPPPLPRANKTRCNEGTQLCINGECTGSICLEWNLTECFLTSNVIPNIDKRKLCELACQNGTDPSTCRSTSEFAHVVGLPEGGISLRPGSPCDNFQGYCDVFLKCRAVDAEGPLARLKNLLFNKDTLRTVAQWITEFWWAVLLMGIAFIIFMGLFIKCCAVHTPSSNPKKPPARRISDTLRRPMNTLRRMRHPHGGGGAGPRSIPPRQNPGGHVATRGPSHGYGEGRGAQYYPKGYRSVPTASAPPSSSAAPNYGRSNHPELYAGAYSGSGGGGRASAYEMRHHNKV
- the LOC132911682 gene encoding disintegrin and metalloproteinase domain-containing protein 10 isoform X3 translates to MVTMISDTCGYVLFLLFLLLVPYIESARLNEFIRHYEPLSYPTEEVHRGHLRAKRSVTRDNSVTLKFRSHGRDFHIRLKRDLATFSSNLIIEGPSGQTEDLDTSHIYQGHLVGEPGSHVFGSISDGVFHGKIISPRGGAWYVEKAHYYFPPHEINDTLHSVIYHENNVGDPYAHLRKGESGGCGITDDVVEWMDRVQNSAIPDVPRPVTTSKNEKIFKSQVKPWNGDQESPGHKYSREANEPSHRRTRRATRPKEDNKNTCSLFIQTDPLIWRHISEQLHHDAEKTREEILSLIAHHVTAVNYIYRDTRFDGRIKHRNIKFEVQRIKIDDDTACTPQQTYGEPNPFCMENIDVSNFLNLHSLGNHEDFCLAYVFTYRDFTGGTLGLAWVASASGASGGICERYKTYTETVGGMYQSTKRSLNTGIITFVNYNSRVPPKVSQLTLAHEIGHNFGSPHDFPPECRPGGLHGNYIMFASATSGDRPNNSKFSKCSIGNISNVLDAIEDNKKRNCFTASAGAFCGNKIVEAGEECDCGYDDDECVDKCCYPRQVSELDKIKNETAKGCTRKSGTQCSPSQGPCCSSESCQFVPLSKNVQCKAESDCSYNSTCNGRSSECPPPLPRANKTRCNEGTQLCINGECTGSICLEWNLTECFLTSNVIPNIDKRKLCELACQNGTDPSTCRSTSEFAHVVGLPEGGISLRPGSPCDNFQGYCDVFLKCRAVDAEGPLARLKNLLFNKDTLRTVAQWITEFWWAVLLMGIAFIIFMGLFIKCCAVHTPSSNPKKPPARRISDTLRRPMNTLRRMRHPHGGGGAGPRSIPPRQNPGGHVATRGPSHGYGEGRGAQYYPKASAPPSSSAAPNYGRSNHPELYAGAYSGSGGGGRASAYEMRHHNKV
- the LOC132911682 gene encoding disintegrin and metalloproteinase domain-containing protein 10 isoform X1; translation: MVTMISDTCGYVLFLLFLLLVPYIESARLNEFIRHYEPLSYPTEEVHRGHLRAKRSVTRDNSVTLKFRSHGRDFHIRLKRDLATFSSNLIIEGPSGQTEDLDTSHIYQGHLVGEPGSHVFGSISDGVFHGKIISPRGGAWYVEKAHYYFPPHEINDTLHSVIYHENNVGDPYAHLRKGESGGCGITDDVVEWMDRVQNSAIPDVPRPVTTSKNEKIFKSQVKPWNGDQESPGHKYSREANEPSHRRTRRATRPKEDNKNTCSLFIQTDPLIWRHISEQLHHDAEKTREEILSLIAHHVTAVNYIYRDTRFDGRIKHRNIKFEVQRIKIDDDTACTPQQTYGEPNPFCMENIDVSNFLNLHSLGNHEDFCLAYVFTYRDFTGGTLGLAWVASASGASGGICERYKTYTETVGGMYQSTKRSLNTGIITFVNYNSRVPPKVSQLTLAHEIGHNFGSPHDFPPECRPGGLHGNYIMFASATSGDRPNNSKFSKCSIGNISNVLDAIEDNKKRNCFTASAGAFCGNKIVEAGEECDCGYDDDECVDKCCYPRQVSELDKIKNETAKGCTRKSGTQCSPSQGPCCSSESCQFVPLSKNVQCKAESDCSYNSTCNGRSSECPPPLPRANKTRCNEGTQLCINGECTGSICLEWNLTECFLTSNVIPNIDKRKLCELACQNGTDPSTCRSTSEFAHVVGLPEGGISLRPGSPCDNFQGYCDVFLKCRAVDAEGPLARLKNLLFNKDTLRTVAQWITEFWWAVLLMGIAFIIFMGLFIKCCAVHTPSSNPKKPPARRISDTLRRPMNTLRRMRHPHGGGGAGPRSIPPRQNPGGHVATRGPSHGYGEGRGAQYYPKAGYRSVPTASAPPSSSAAPNYGRSNHPELYAGAYSGSGGGGRASAYEMRHHNKV